The Henckelia pumila isolate YLH828 chromosome 2, ASM3356847v2, whole genome shotgun sequence genome includes a window with the following:
- the LOC140877424 gene encoding uncharacterized protein: protein MAKMAPALILIARKLRPYFLSHPVTVLTNSPLGWVMTHPDASGRLVKWAVELGEYDVEYKPRAAIKAQALSDFLTEVITFGQEEMWRIFIDGASSLEGSGVGVILISPTQEKTKVAVRLPPSKSNNESEYEAVITCLKFAQEEGAGHVIVYSDSQLVVQQVQGTFSIRERRLQEYAGLVRRQGGEFSSWSIEKIPREHNFEADTLAKMAASLTRILPEEEVQARKLKRQGPLLRCLSKEDVGYVLQEVHEGCCGDHGGALSLARRTLLAGYWWPTLQPDRQSCRRYGRLALLISGFYTSCPMGPGQKNFLLVAVDYFSKWVEAEPLAKITEGAVLGFIWKNIVYRFGLPQKLISDNGRQF, encoded by the exons ATGGCAAAGATGGCCCCGGCCCTCATCCTGATAGCTCGGAAGCTCAGACCTTACTTCCTATCTCACCCGGTTACGGTCTTAACCAATAGCCCTTTGGGCTGGGTGATGACTCATCCAGATGCTTCAGGCCGATTGGTCAAGTGGGCGGTGGAGTTGGGAGAATACGACGTAGAATACAAGCCTCGGGCAGCTATCAAGGCGCAGGCTTTATCTGACTTCTTGACCGAGGTTATCACCTTCGGCCAGGAGGAGATGTGGAGAATTTTTATAGATGGGGCCAGTAGTTTGGAAGGAAGCGGGGTAGGCGTGATCCTAATTTCTCCCACCCAGGAGAAAACCAAGGTGGCAGTAAGGCTACCACCTTCTAAATCTAATAATGAATCAGAGTATGAGGCAGTAATCACATGTTTAAAATTTGCCCAGGAGGAAGGAGCTGGGCATGTAATTGTGTATTCTGATTCCCAGTTGGTAGTGCAACAGGTCCAGGGAACCTTTAGCATCAGGGAAAGAAGATTGCAGGAGTATGCGGGGCTTGTCAGGCGACAAGGAGGGGAATTTTCTAGCTGGAGCATAGAGAAAATTCCCCGGGAGCATAATTTTGAGGCGGACACCCTAGCCAAAATGGCAGCATCTCTGACTA GGATCCTTCCTGAAGAAGAAGTACAGGCCCGAAAGCTCAAAAGACAG GGCCCTTTATTGAGATGTCTGTCCAAGGAGGACGTGGGTTATGTACTTCAGGAAGTACATGAAGGGTGTTGTGGAGATCATGGAGGGGCTCTGAGCTTAGCCCGACGTACTTTGTTGGCAGGATACTGGTGGCCTACTCTACAGCCCGAC CGGCAGAGTTGCAGGCGGTATGGGCGTCTTGCCCTTTTGATCAGTGGGTTCTACACATCATGCCCTATGGGTCCTGGGCAAAAGAATTTCTTGCTGGTTGCAGTGGATTATTTTTCTAAATGGGTGGAAGCTGAGCCTTTGGCAAAAATAACTGAAGGAGCTGTGTTGGGGTTTATCTGGAAAAACATTGTCTACCGATTTGGTTTACCCCAAAAGCTCATCTCAGACAATGGGAGGCAGTTTTAA